The Streptomyces sp. NBC_01463 DNA window ACGCGCCGGCCCCCTGCTCCGTACCGGACTTGGGCATGAACATCACCGCGTACGCGATCGCCGCGACCAGGAGCAGCAGGATCAGGACGAGCAGCAGCCGGCCGAGCCGCCGCGGTGCGCGCTTGCCGCCCTGCTGCGGGCGGGGCGGGGTGCGCAGCGCCTTGGGCCCCTTGGGCTCGCGGACCGGCCTGGGGTTCTTCGGCTCGCGCACCTGCTGCCGGGGGGCCCGCTCCACGGGTTCCGGACGGTCCTTGGTGTGGCGGTGCCTGCCGTGTGCCGCGCCGCCCCGGCGGCCGCGGCGCTTGCGGACGAGTTCGCCGCGGCGGCGCACGACGGGCAGCCGGGTGGCGTCGGGGGACGGCAGCGGCACGACGTCCGCACCGGCCTCCGGCTCCGGCGCCGAGCGCACCAGGGAGCGCAGCCAGCCCCGCAGCTCCTCGAAGTCCGGCCGCTCGGTGGGGTCCTGGCGCAGCAGCGACTCGACGACGGGCCGCAGCGGGCCGCACTCCTCGGCGAAGGCGGGCGGTTCGCCGCAGACCATCTGGACGAGTTCGGCGGCGCTCTCCTCGGGGTACGGGGCGTGGCCCTGGACGGCGCGGTAGAGCAGGGCGCCCAGCGCCCAGAGGTCGGTGGAGGGGCCGATGGGCGGGGCCAGCTGCCAGTTCTCGTGGACCGGTCCGGCCTGCTCGGGCGCCCAGCGCTCGGTGACCGCGCCGACGACGGCGATCCGGGCCTGCCGGGCGCGTTCGGCGGCGAGGGTGGTGGCGGGGCCGCGGTAGGCGGACGGGCCGCGGCTGCCGGCGACGATCTCGTCCCAGCGGCCCGGGGAGGTGTCGCGGGTGGTGGCCGGAACGAGCGGGCTGACGGCCGGGGTGGTGTCGTGGCGCCGGGAGTCGGCGCGCAGGGCGTCCTCGTTGGAACCCCCGGCGGACACCGGGCGTCCGTAGCCGGGGCCGTCGTCCCAGGTGCCGGTCAGGTGGAGCCGCCGGGGCGGCGGCCCGCCGTCGTCGTCCTCGTCGTCGTACGGGTCCTCGTCGTCGTACAGGTCCTCGCCGTACGTCTCCGGGACGCCCGGCAGGCCGAGCGGGGGCTGCGGGTGGGCGGGCCGCTGCACCGGGAGGGTGCCGGTGTCCTGCGTCTCGTCCCGGCCGGCCCGGCGCTCCTCCTCGCTGATGCGGGCGGCGGCGCGGGCACCCGCGCGGTACGCGGCGATGGCACCGGCCCGGGCTGCCCTGGCCCGGGCGGCACCTGCCTCGTCGGATGCGGGGACGGGCAGGGTGCCGGGCGGCATGGGCGCGGGCTGTGAAGGCCGCGGCACGGACTCCAGCTCCCCGGCGCCGTGGGGCTGCGCGGGCCCGTCGCCGTACCCCGGCTCGATGGCCGCGGGTTCGCGGGCAGCGGGCACCTCGGGGGCACCGTGCGGGTCGCTGTACGGGTCGCCGTGGGGATCGTTGTACGGATCGCCGTCGCCCGCCTCCACCGCGGGCGGGACGTACGGGCCGGTGGGGCCGGACTCGACCGCGGGGCTGCCGTACGCACCCTCGGGATCGCCGTCGTCGGGGCGCGGCACCGGCACATATCCGCAGAGCGCCTCCTCGGCCGCCCCGGCCGCCAGGCCGGTCAGCACGACGCGTCCGTCGTCGCAGATCAGCACCGTGCGCACGGTGATGTTGCGGTGGGTCCAGCCGTGGGCGTGCAGGACCCGCAGCGCGGTCAGGACGTCGGAGCCGATCTCGGCGGCCCGGTACGGATTGAGCGGGCGCTCCGCGAGCAGGGCCGCCAGCGGCCGGGCCGCCACCAGCTCGCTCACGATCCAGAGCGAGCCCGCCTCGGCGAACACGTCGAAGACCTGGTCCAGGCGCGGGTGGTCGGGCACCTGGGCCGCCGCCTGGGCGGCCTCTATGGCGCGCCGGACGGCCGGATCGGTGGACCGCCGCACCGTGCGCGCGCTGGTGCGCCGCGCTGCTGTGGGCACCCCGTCCGCGTCGAGCACCTCGGCGTCCACGACCTCGGGCAACGGCACCTGCCGGACGAGGACTTCCTGTCCGCTGTAGGTGTCGAACGCCCGGGTCTCGACCAGTTCGTACTCGTCGGACGGGGGCAGCGGAAGGCGGTAGCGGTCGGCAAGTACCCGACCCGCATAGTCGTCCACGACGCCTCCCCAGAGCGCGCTGTTCCCCCGGTCACGTAGACCGCACGAAGTCGCCAATTGCGGTCACTTACTGTGCAATTGACTTGAGGTTTCGGCTGCGTACGGTCTTCGAGCTCTCACAATACGTGGCAAGCGGCGGCCGCGCGGCAGGGTCGGCGCAACCCGGCCGCACGGCTTGGCTCAGTCGAGCGGCTTGAACGTGTCGAACGCCGTCTTGCGCAGCGTCCGGCACTCCTTGGCGTCCCATGCGTCGGCCGGGCAGCTGATCATGATCGCGTATCCGTGACCGGCGTCGACCTTGAAGCCGCGGTTGATCACCCGTACCCGCTGGCCCTGCTGCGTACGCTCGAACTGCCAGTCGGCGACGGTCGGGTAGCCGTTGTACTGGACCTTGTTTATGCCGAGGTGGTGGTAGTTGTTGCTGGTGCCGGCGACGGCGGCCCGGGCCGCGTTCCACGCGGCCGCGGCATCGCCGCCGGGCGAACGGGTGTAGTCGACCTGGATACGGGGGAAGCCGCCGCTGACGTTGTATATGGCACCGGAGTTGGCGCCCGCCGTCTTGTCGAAGCGGAAGTTCCCGGGCATCGCCATGGAGAAGTGGAACTGCTTGTTCTCCACCGCCCGGAAGCCGGCCGGCACGGCGTCGTCCGAGCCCTTGTCCTTCGCGTCGTCCGAGCCCTTGCCCGAGTCGTCGTCCGCGCCCTGGCCGCCGCCCTTGGCGTCGTCGTCCTCGCCCTTGCCCTGTTCCTTGCCGCTGCCCTGCTCCGTGTCGGCGGAGGACCCGGTGCCGCTGCCGGCGGAGGACCCGGCCGAGGCGGACGCGCCGTCCTTGACCTTGCCCGCGTTGTCGGAACCCTTGTCGTCCCCGCCGAGCGTGAGCGCGAGGACCGTGGCGAGCACGGCGAGCACGATGACGGCCGCGATGATCGCCAGCGTGCGGCGCGGCACCACGTCCGTGAGCGAGGCCCGGGGGGTGACCGGCGAGGTGGCCGGACGCGGCGGCGGTACGGCCCCCGAGGGGGAGGCCGTGGCCGTCGCCGGAGCCTTGGCGGGCCGGGCCGGGGCGGCGGAACCGGCGGCGACACCCGCGCCCGCGGCCGGTGCCGCCTTCGCGTTCCGCACCGAGCGCAGGGCCCCGCGCAGCCGGTCGCGGCCGCCCTCGCCCGTCTCCCCGGACTTCCGGGCGGACTTGGGCGTGGCGTCGGCGACGTTCTTGGGGATCGCCATCACCTGGGTGGCGTCGGCGGGCGGCGGCACCGGGACGTCAGGCTGCTCCGGGGCGTTGATGACGTCGGTGAGCAGGGCGCGCGCGCCCGCGTCGTCGAGCCGCTGCTCCGGATCCCGGGCGAGCAGCCCGTAGATGACCTCCTCCAGCGGGCCCGCGTTCTTCGGCGGGTCCAGCGGTTCGGTCATCACGGCGGTCAGGGTCGCGATCGCGGACCCCTTGTCGTAGGGCGGGCAGCCCTCCACGCTCGCGTACAGCAGTCCGCCGAGCGACCACAGGTCGGCGGGCGGTCCCGGCTTGTGCCCGCGGGCCCGCTCGGGCGAGATGTACGAAGGGGCGCCGACGAGCATGCCGGTGGAGGTGACGGACGGGTCGCCCTCGACCTGGGCGATCCCGAAGTCGGTCAGCACGACCCGGCCGTCCTCGGAGATCAGCACGTTGGACGGCTTCACATCGCGGTGCAGGATGCCCTCGCGGTGCGCCGAGCGCAGCACGTCGAGGATGGCGAGACCGACCTCCGCCGCGCGGCGCGGCGTCAGGACGCCGTCCTCGCGCACCGCTTCGGCCAGCGACTTGCCCTCGATGAGTTCCATGACGATCCACGGCCGGTCGTCCTCGTCGACCACGTCGTAGACGGTGACCGCGCCGTTGTTGCGGATCCGGGCGATCGCCTTGGCCTCGCGCAGCGTACGCGTGATGAGCCGGCGCTTCTCGTCGTCGTCGATGGCCGAGGGGAACCGCAGTTCCTTGACCGCGACCGTGCGGCCCAGCGTCTCGTCGACGGCGCGCCAGACGGTCCCCATACCGCCCCGGCCGAGTACCTCCCCGAGCCGGTATCGCCCCGAAAGGAGGCGTCCGTCCTTGTCCCGTTGGGGCTCCCGTGCCTGCTCCGCCTCCGACATGCGTCCCCTCTGCGATCAACCCGCCCTGGCAGAGCGTTCATTGTCCCTCACCCCGGGACCGGTCCTGGTGCCGGGTCCGGGGACCGTGATGACGGGGCCGGAGGAAGCGATTCCTGTCGGCCCGTACCGGGGAGGGCGCTGCCGCGCCGTGTCCTTGAACCCCTGCCCAGCGAACCACATCTCACGCCGGGCACTCCCCTGCCTACCACGGCCCGTCGTCCACAGCGCCGCTCCGAACCGCCGTATTCCCGGCGGCGGTCCGCCGTCCCGTCCCGCGCCGGAAGGCGGCCGGAGGGAAGCGGACGGCGGACCGCCGCCGTCCGGCCGAGGGAGCCTAGATGGGCACGATGTCCGGTGCTCCCAGCCGTGCCGCGTCCGCCGTCAGGTCGTCGGGCTGGCGCTGCGACTCCCGTTCCGCCTCCACCCGCTTCTCGTAGTGCGTGACCTCCCGGTCGATCTGGCCCTTGTCCCAGCCGAGCACCGGCGCCATCAGCTCGGCGCAGAGCCGGGCGGAGCGGGTGCCCCGGTCGAAGGTCTCGATGGAGATCCGGGTGCGCCGGGTCAGGACGTCGTCGAGGTGGCGGGCGCCCTCGTGCGAGGCGGCGTACACGATCTCGGCCTTCAGGTAGTCGTCGGCGGAGGGCAGCGGTTCGCCCATCACCGGATCGGCGACGATCAGCTCCAGGATCTCCTCGGTCATGGAGCCGTACCGGTTCAGCAGGTGCTCCACCCGGGCGACATGCAGGCCGGTCCTGGCGGCGATCCTGGCCCGCGCGTTCCACAGGGCGCGGTAGCCCTCGGCGCCCAGCAGCGGGATGTCCTCCGTGACGCACTCCGCGACCCGCTGGTCCAGGCCGTGCACCGCCTCGTCGACGGCGTCCTTGGCCATCACCCGGTACGTCGTGTACTTCCCGCCCGCGACGACGACGAGGCCCGGCAGCGGATGCGCCACCGTGTGCTCGCGCGACAGCTTGCTCGTCGCGTCCGACTCACCGGCCAGCAGCGGCCGCAGTCCCGCGTAGACCCCCTGGACGTCGTCCCGGGTCAGCGGGGTGGCCAGCACCGAGTTGACGTGTTCGAGCAGGTAGTCGATGTCCGCGCTGGACGCGGCGGGGTGCGCCTTGTCGAGGTCCCAGTCGGTGTCCGTCGTCCCGACGATCCAGTGCCGCCCCCACGGGATGACGAAGAGCACGGACTTCTCGGTCCGCAGGATCAGGCCGGTGGAGGAGTGGATGCGGTCCTTCGGGACGACGAGATGGATGCCCTTGGAAGCCCGTACGTGGAACTGGCCGCGCTCGCCGATCAGCGCCTGGGTGTCGTCCGTCCAGACGCCGCTGGAGTTGACCACCTGTTTGGCCCTGATCTCGTAGCTGTCACCCGCCTCGACGTCCTCCACCCGAACGCCGACGACCCGTTCGCCCTCACGGAGGAAGGCGGTCACCCTCGCCCGGTTCGCCACATGCGCGCCGTATCCGGCGGCGGTCCGCACGAGCGTCGCCGTGTGACGGGCGTCGTCCACCTGGGCGTCGTAGTACTGCAGGGCCCCCACCAGGGCGTCCCGCTTGAGCGCCGGCGCGACCCGCAGGGCCCGGCGGCGGGAGAGGTGCCGGTGCACGGGCAGTCCGCGGCCGTGCCCGGACGACACCGACATCGCGTCGTACAGCGCGACGCCCGCGCCGGCGTAGAGCCGCTCCCAGCCCTTGTGCTGCAACGGGTACAGGAACGGCACCGGCTTCACCAGGTGCGGGGCGAGCCGCTCCAGCAGCAGCCCGCGCTCCTTCAGCGCCTCGCGGACGAGCCCGAAGTCGAGCATCTCCAGATAGCGCAGCCCGCCGTGGATCAGCTTGCTCGACCTGCTCGACGTGCCGGACGCCCAGTCGCGGGCCTCGACCAGCCCGGTCGAGAGCCCTCTGGTCACCGCGTCCAGCGCCGTCCCGGCGCCGACCACCCCCGCCCCCACGACCAGCACGTCCAGTTCGCGCTCGGCCATCGCGGCGAGCGCCTCGGTGCGCTCCGCGGGTCCCAGTGTCGCTGTCCTCACTGCTGCCTCCCGGTAGATCGGGGTGGTCCGGCACGGGGATGCGGTCCGGCCGCGGGGCCGGGCCCGTGCCCACCTCTCGATTCTGTCCGCGCTCCGCGACTTCAGCCACCGCCTGTGGACAACACCCGGACGACAAGGGCCACACAATGCGACATATAGGTCATATTTACGCCTAGTCTGACATTGCGCTGTCCCCAGCAGTTGCGCTTTCTGTCCTCATGGTCTTAGGGAAGGACGGCCACCCACGTGCCTGCAGACCTCGCCGTCATCGGACTCGGTCACCTCGGCCTGCCCCTCGCCCAAGCCGCCGTCGCAGCCGGCATCCAGACCGTCGGCTACGACACCGACCCGCGCGCCTTCGCGGAGCTCTCCGCGGGCCGCACCCCCGTCGAGGGGCCGCTCACCGCGTCCGACATCCGCCGGATGCTCTCCGGCGGCTTCCGCCCCACCACCAACCAGGCCGAGCTGGGCCGGGTCCGTACCGCCGTGATCTGCGCGCCCACCCCCCTCGGCCCCGACCGCACCCTCGACCTCACCGGTGTGGGCGACGCGGCCCGCGCCCTGGCCGCCCGGCTGCGCCCGCACACCACCGTGCTGCTGGAATCACCCGTCCACCCCGGCACCACCGAGAACTTCCTGCTCCCCCTCCTCGAAGAGGGCTCGGGCCTGCGCGGCGGACGCGACTTCCACCTCGCCTACTCCCCCACCAGGGTCGACCCCGGCAACCGCACCCACGTCTACGCCAACACCCCCAAGGTGATCGGCGGTCTCACCCCGGCCTGCACCGAATCGGCCGCGGCCTTCTACAGCCGCCTCACCGACAAGGTCGTCCGCGCCCGCGGCCCGCGCGAGGCCGAGATGACGAAGGTCCTGGAGACCAACTTCCGGCACGTCAACATCGCCCTGGTCAACGAGATGGCGGTGCTCTGCCACGACCTCGGCGTCGACCTGTGGGACGTCATCCGGTGCGCCGAGACCAAGCCCTTCGGCTTCCAGCCCTTCCGCCCCGGGCCCGGCGTCGGCGGCCACGGCGTCCCGGTCGACCCGGGCTACCTCCCGTACAACAGCCGCACCCCCGGACACCCCCTGCGGATGGTCTCGCTCGCGCAGGAGATCAACGACCGGATGCCGCAGTACGTGATCCAGCGCTCGGCCACCCTCCTCAACGAGCACGGCAAGTCCGTCCGGGGCGCCCGGATCCTCCTCCTCGGCGTCACCTACAAGCCGGACCTCGCCGACCAGGAGGCCTCCCCCGCCCGGGAGATCGCCACCCGGCTGATGGACATGGGGGCGCAGATCGGCTACCACGATCCGCACGTCCTGGACTGGCGCGTGCGCGAACTCCCGGTCCCACGTGCCGATTCGCTCTACGAGGCGGCCTCCAGTGCGGATCTGACGGTGCTGCTCCAGCACCACCGCACCTACGACCTCCAGGGCCTGGCCGTGAAGGCGCAGCTCCTCCTGGACACCCGTGGCGCGACCCCGGCGGGAGCCGCGCACCGGCTCTGATCGCAGTCCCCCCAAGGATTCCGGTGGGTCATTGTCGGAACCGACTGCTAGCCTGCGGCGTCACTCATCGCACACCAGTGCGCCACAGTCCCAGGGGGAACCCACCATGAGCACGCCCGTACCACCGCCGAACCAGCCGTACGACGGCCAGCCGCAGGCCGGCAACCCGTATGCCGCCCAGCCCGGCCAGCCCGGCGCCCCGACCGGCAACCCGTTCGCGGGCCAGCAGCCGGTCGGCGCCCCCTTCGGCGGCGGCGCACCGTTCGCTCCGGTGGCACCGGCGCGCAACAACGTGGGTCTCGGTATAGCCGCCGCCGTCGTCGCGGCGGTCGTCGCGGCGGCCATCTACGGCGCGATCATCGGCGCGACGAAGCACGAGATCGGCTACGCGGCCGTGGGTGTCGGCTTCGTGGTGGGCTTCGCCTCGGGCAAGGTCGGCGGCCGGAACCCGATCCTGCCGGTCCTGAGTGTCGTCCTCTCGCTGATCGCCGTCTACTTCGGCCAGTTGCTCGGCGAGGCCATGATCGCGGCGAAGGAGCTCCCCGTCACGGTCTCCGAGCTGTTCTTCGACCACTTCAGCCTGCTGAACGAGGCGTGGAAGGCCGACTCGGACTTCATCTCGTACCTCTTCTTCGCCGTCGCGGCGGTCGCCGCGTTCTCCGGCGCCAAGAAGGCTGCCGACTAGTCGCTGACGACACGCAGGAAACACGGAAGGGCCCGGACCGCGATCGCGGTCCGGGCCCTTCCGTGTGTGCTGAGCGCTCAGCGGCGGTGCTGCGAGTCCGCCACCGTCACCTCGACGCGCTGGAACTCCTTGAGGTCGCTGTACCCTGTCGTCGCCATCGCCCGGCGCAGCGCGCCGAAGATGTTCATCGAGCCGTCGGGGGTGTGCGAGGGACCGGTGAGGACCTCCTCCGTCGTACCGACGGAGCCGAGGTCGACCAGCTTGCCGCGCGGCACGTCCTCGTGGACGGCCTCCATGCCCCAGTGCCGGCCGCGGCCCGGGGCGTCCGTCGCGCGGGCGAG harbors:
- a CDS encoding serine/threonine protein kinase gives rise to the protein MSEAEQAREPQRDKDGRLLSGRYRLGEVLGRGGMGTVWRAVDETLGRTVAVKELRFPSAIDDDEKRRLITRTLREAKAIARIRNNGAVTVYDVVDEDDRPWIVMELIEGKSLAEAVREDGVLTPRRAAEVGLAILDVLRSAHREGILHRDVKPSNVLISEDGRVVLTDFGIAQVEGDPSVTSTGMLVGAPSYISPERARGHKPGPPADLWSLGGLLYASVEGCPPYDKGSAIATLTAVMTEPLDPPKNAGPLEEVIYGLLARDPEQRLDDAGARALLTDVINAPEQPDVPVPPPADATQVMAIPKNVADATPKSARKSGETGEGGRDRLRGALRSVRNAKAAPAAGAGVAAGSAAPARPAKAPATATASPSGAVPPPRPATSPVTPRASLTDVVPRRTLAIIAAVIVLAVLATVLALTLGGDDKGSDNAGKVKDGASASAGSSAGSGTGSSADTEQGSGKEQGKGEDDDAKGGGQGADDDSGKGSDDAKDKGSDDAVPAGFRAVENKQFHFSMAMPGNFRFDKTAGANSGAIYNVSGGFPRIQVDYTRSPGGDAAAAWNAARAAVAGTSNNYHHLGINKVQYNGYPTVADWQFERTQQGQRVRVINRGFKVDAGHGYAIMISCPADAWDAKECRTLRKTAFDTFKPLD
- a CDS encoding protein kinase, translating into MDDYAGRVLADRYRLPLPPSDEYELVETRAFDTYSGQEVLVRQVPLPEVVDAEVLDADGVPTAARRTSARTVRRSTDPAVRRAIEAAQAAAQVPDHPRLDQVFDVFAEAGSLWIVSELVAARPLAALLAERPLNPYRAAEIGSDVLTALRVLHAHGWTHRNITVRTVLICDDGRVVLTGLAAGAAEEALCGYVPVPRPDDGDPEGAYGSPAVESGPTGPYVPPAVEAGDGDPYNDPHGDPYSDPHGAPEVPAAREPAAIEPGYGDGPAQPHGAGELESVPRPSQPAPMPPGTLPVPASDEAGAARARAARAGAIAAYRAGARAAARISEEERRAGRDETQDTGTLPVQRPAHPQPPLGLPGVPETYGEDLYDDEDPYDDEDDDGGPPPRRLHLTGTWDDGPGYGRPVSAGGSNEDALRADSRRHDTTPAVSPLVPATTRDTSPGRWDEIVAGSRGPSAYRGPATTLAAERARQARIAVVGAVTERWAPEQAGPVHENWQLAPPIGPSTDLWALGALLYRAVQGHAPYPEESAAELVQMVCGEPPAFAEECGPLRPVVESLLRQDPTERPDFEELRGWLRSLVRSAPEPEAGADVVPLPSPDATRLPVVRRRGELVRKRRGRRGGAAHGRHRHTKDRPEPVERAPRQQVREPKNPRPVREPKGPKALRTPPRPQQGGKRAPRRLGRLLLVLILLLLVAAIAYAVMFMPKSGTEQGAGASPSRTASGAPEPGNGGSGGPDPDPSQSSGAQQPQTSRSAVALAPGYALRKDAEGFEVGLPKGWARVAPNANRQIRYGDGGFSVLIVPGRDTVKSGGSDPLDYQRDKEPELKPFRDSSWSSASGLRRIDVGQQAMAEGQYTWQAGGRELFVRNLVMVVDGKYHILQAIGPVGERDKVNDIYQQASTSYRVTK
- a CDS encoding glycerol-3-phosphate dehydrogenase/oxidase, with amino-acid sequence MRTATLGPAERTEALAAMAERELDVLVVGAGVVGAGTALDAVTRGLSTGLVEARDWASGTSSRSSKLIHGGLRYLEMLDFGLVREALKERGLLLERLAPHLVKPVPFLYPLQHKGWERLYAGAGVALYDAMSVSSGHGRGLPVHRHLSRRRALRVAPALKRDALVGALQYYDAQVDDARHTATLVRTAAGYGAHVANRARVTAFLREGERVVGVRVEDVEAGDSYEIRAKQVVNSSGVWTDDTQALIGERGQFHVRASKGIHLVVPKDRIHSSTGLILRTEKSVLFVIPWGRHWIVGTTDTDWDLDKAHPAASSADIDYLLEHVNSVLATPLTRDDVQGVYAGLRPLLAGESDATSKLSREHTVAHPLPGLVVVAGGKYTTYRVMAKDAVDEAVHGLDQRVAECVTEDIPLLGAEGYRALWNARARIAARTGLHVARVEHLLNRYGSMTEEILELIVADPVMGEPLPSADDYLKAEIVYAASHEGARHLDDVLTRRTRISIETFDRGTRSARLCAELMAPVLGWDKGQIDREVTHYEKRVEAERESQRQPDDLTADAARLGAPDIVPI
- a CDS encoding nucleotide sugar dehydrogenase — translated: MPADLAVIGLGHLGLPLAQAAVAAGIQTVGYDTDPRAFAELSAGRTPVEGPLTASDIRRMLSGGFRPTTNQAELGRVRTAVICAPTPLGPDRTLDLTGVGDAARALAARLRPHTTVLLESPVHPGTTENFLLPLLEEGSGLRGGRDFHLAYSPTRVDPGNRTHVYANTPKVIGGLTPACTESAAAFYSRLTDKVVRARGPREAEMTKVLETNFRHVNIALVNEMAVLCHDLGVDLWDVIRCAETKPFGFQPFRPGPGVGGHGVPVDPGYLPYNSRTPGHPLRMVSLAQEINDRMPQYVIQRSATLLNEHGKSVRGARILLLGVTYKPDLADQEASPAREIATRLMDMGAQIGYHDPHVLDWRVRELPVPRADSLYEAASSADLTVLLQHHRTYDLQGLAVKAQLLLDTRGATPAGAAHRL